A part of Lacibacter sp. H407 genomic DNA contains:
- a CDS encoding N-acyl-D-amino-acid deacylase family protein, with protein sequence MKSFFSFLFLLPLFAVAQQYDVLITNGKILDGTGNHWFYADLAVKDGKIIAIGRLKQQDAKRVIDAKGLMVAPGFIDVHTHIEGEEKRTPTAENFIYDGVTTVVTGNCGSSQVDMKKYFAFIDSLKTSINIAALIGHNDVRRTVLGRAMKDPTEAEMQQMILLVEEAMKNGAVGFSTGLIYIPGTYSKTDEVVKLAGAAAKYNGVYASHIRNEGDSVAVAIREAIQIGYLNKMPVEISHFKVSGQQNWGRSKETVAMIENARRDGVDVTIDQYPYTASSTSLGTLIPDEILADGQDSIVARLNRPDVRKYVIASMLKSLKKRKLKHFSYPVVANYRFDTTLNGKSIEQVNLIKGRKHKAKAEAETIIEMVINGGAQMVFHGMSENDVKRIMQYPFNMFASDAGIRLFGSGVPHPRGYGTNARVLAKYVREENVLTLEEAIRRMTSLPAQKFQLKDRGLLKEGMAADIVIFDAATVKDNSTFEQPHQYSTGFTFVLVNGQVVVEEGKHNGTRSGRSLKGPGFQL encoded by the coding sequence ATGAAATCATTTTTCAGCTTTCTGTTTTTGCTTCCCCTGTTTGCTGTTGCTCAGCAATATGATGTACTTATTACCAACGGAAAAATTCTCGATGGTACAGGCAATCATTGGTTCTATGCCGATCTTGCTGTGAAAGATGGAAAGATCATCGCCATTGGTAGATTGAAACAGCAAGATGCAAAACGTGTAATTGATGCAAAAGGATTAATGGTGGCACCCGGCTTTATTGATGTGCACACACATATTGAAGGCGAAGAAAAACGAACCCCCACAGCAGAGAATTTTATTTATGATGGTGTTACAACCGTGGTAACCGGCAACTGTGGTTCATCGCAGGTGGATATGAAAAAATACTTTGCATTCATAGATAGTTTGAAAACGTCGATCAACATTGCAGCACTCATCGGACATAATGATGTTCGCAGAACAGTATTGGGTCGTGCAATGAAAGATCCAACTGAAGCAGAAATGCAACAGATGATCTTACTGGTGGAAGAAGCCATGAAAAACGGAGCAGTAGGTTTTTCAACCGGACTGATCTATATCCCTGGCACATATTCCAAAACAGATGAAGTGGTGAAGTTGGCAGGTGCTGCGGCAAAATACAACGGTGTGTATGCAAGTCATATCCGAAATGAAGGTGATAGTGTGGCAGTGGCGATTCGTGAGGCCATACAGATCGGTTATTTAAATAAAATGCCGGTTGAAATTTCTCACTTCAAAGTTAGCGGTCAGCAAAACTGGGGACGAAGTAAAGAAACCGTTGCCATGATCGAAAATGCAAGAAGAGATGGTGTGGATGTAACCATTGATCAATATCCTTACACTGCCAGCAGTACTTCGCTCGGCACATTAATACCGGATGAAATATTAGCTGACGGACAGGATTCTATTGTTGCACGATTGAACCGACCGGATGTAAGGAAATATGTAATTGCATCGATGTTGAAAAGTTTAAAGAAACGCAAGCTGAAGCATTTCAGTTATCCTGTTGTGGCCAATTACCGTTTTGATACAACGCTCAATGGGAAAAGTATTGAACAGGTAAATCTTATTAAAGGAAGAAAGCATAAAGCAAAAGCAGAGGCAGAAACGATTATTGAAATGGTGATCAACGGCGGCGCACAAATGGTCTTTCATGGTATGAGTGAGAACGATGTAAAACGCATCATGCAATATCCATTCAATATGTTTGCCAGCGATGCAGGTATCCGTTTGTTTGGTAGCGGTGTTCCGCATCCACGGGGTTATGGTACCAATGCAAGAGTATTAGCGAAATATGTGCGTGAAGAAAATGTACTCACTTTGGAAGAAGCTATCCGCAGAATGACCTCATTGCCTGCACAAAAATTTCAATTAAAAGATCGTGGTTTGTTGAAAGAAGGGATGGCTGCTGATATTGTGATCTTTGATGCGGCTACAGTAAAAGATAATTCAACATTTGAACAACCGCACCAATACTCAACAGGGTTTACGTTTGTGTTGGTGAATGGACAGGTTGTTGTTGAAGAAGGGAAGCATAACGGAACAAGAAGCGGTCGCTCATTGAAAGGACCGGGATTTCAATTGTAA
- a CDS encoding sensor histidine kinase: MVAILQQLHLFPKPFLTVIFKRLPYTLLFLFLLAAQLLSAQVYFFSNEEKININGSLLRFYIDSSTNRTQQQFELIRDQLRPLGENKINLSYQNEMLWLQIPLTAVPDITDLKNIMIRNPHINYLQAWVLRNDSIIQSFAATGDHLPFNSRTLYHADFVYPVPLTNRDKLSFLFLIDKRNEQLNIPVHFVTENGFTSYNLRKNLLAGLMTGMGLFLFLFSFFLYYTMRERLYVYYSLYILMVFFYIFSDYGYSFMYLFPNHPFPADFTRPMAISLASPLYMMFALNLLSVKQKLPAYYKWAVRYLILYMSSLVISLFLMPDTGVIRMVLVWLMQIYQNLTAVFMLIIAIAAVRKKIPYAGYIVGTSIVLLLAFFIFMQFVSGFILDTFLTRNMMNIGFTLEISILAFVLTLRFRQYKEQSEQLLRTTNLQQEQIFKSISDYQEKEMQRYSSMLHDSVGARLSAIRFNLESIKKNTSTSNGLEQSITDLGELATDVRQFSHTLSPVLLQKKGLVAAVEEIVTGINQSGQLYIQFESIGTLQKVSFRYELLLYNIMQELIQNIIKHAGATEVIIQVILEKELIYLFVEDNGHGFNPLFIKEGLGFSQIKQLVTFVQGTLAIDSLVEKGCRITIEFPVLPDEANHPTPSR, translated from the coding sequence TTGGTTGCTATCTTACAGCAGTTACATTTGTTCCCTAAACCATTTCTAACAGTCATCTTTAAACGCTTACCATACACACTCCTTTTCTTATTCCTGTTAGCAGCCCAACTGCTATCGGCACAGGTGTATTTTTTTTCGAATGAAGAGAAGATCAATATCAATGGTTCGTTACTGCGTTTCTACATTGACAGCTCCACGAACCGGACCCAACAACAATTTGAACTGATCAGAGATCAGTTGCGGCCGCTTGGCGAAAACAAAATCAACTTAAGCTATCAGAATGAAATGCTGTGGTTGCAAATACCATTAACGGCTGTACCGGATATAACTGATCTTAAAAACATCATGATCCGTAATCCGCATATCAATTACCTGCAGGCATGGGTGCTGCGTAACGACAGCATCATTCAAAGCTTTGCTGCAACCGGCGATCATCTTCCCTTCAACAGCCGTACACTGTATCATGCAGATTTTGTTTATCCCGTTCCGCTTACTAACCGGGATAAACTATCATTTCTGTTTCTGATCGATAAACGAAATGAACAACTCAACATACCTGTACATTTTGTAACAGAAAATGGATTTACTTCCTATAACCTTCGCAAAAATTTATTAGCCGGTTTAATGACGGGGATGGGATTGTTTCTTTTTCTGTTTAGCTTTTTTCTTTATTACACTATGCGTGAGCGATTGTACGTGTATTACAGTTTGTACATACTCATGGTGTTCTTTTATATTTTCAGTGATTACGGTTACTCGTTCATGTACCTGTTTCCCAATCATCCGTTCCCTGCTGATTTTACAAGGCCCATGGCCATCAGTCTGGCTTCACCGTTGTACATGATGTTTGCGCTCAACTTGCTTTCTGTAAAACAAAAACTTCCCGCCTATTATAAATGGGCCGTGCGTTATTTGATACTGTACATGTCGAGCCTTGTGATCAGTTTATTCCTGATGCCGGATACCGGCGTAATACGGATGGTGTTGGTTTGGCTGATGCAGATCTATCAAAACCTCACCGCTGTTTTCATGCTTATTATTGCTATTGCGGCTGTACGTAAAAAAATTCCGTATGCCGGCTATATTGTAGGTACCAGTATTGTACTCCTGTTGGCATTTTTCATTTTCATGCAGTTTGTGTCGGGTTTCATTCTTGATACCTTTCTTACACGCAACATGATGAATATTGGCTTTACATTAGAGATCAGTATCCTGGCATTTGTACTTACGCTGCGTTTCCGGCAGTACAAAGAACAATCTGAACAATTATTACGTACAACGAATTTGCAGCAAGAGCAGATCTTTAAAAGTATCAGCGATTACCAGGAAAAAGAAATGCAACGCTACAGCAGTATGTTGCACGATTCCGTTGGTGCAAGACTTTCGGCGATCAGGTTCAATCTTGAATCCATCAAAAAAAATACCAGTACTTCTAACGGTCTTGAACAATCGATAACAGACCTGGGTGAGCTGGCTACTGATGTGCGACAGTTTTCACATACGCTTTCGCCGGTGTTGTTACAGAAAAAAGGATTGGTGGCAGCTGTAGAAGAGATCGTAACGGGTATCAATCAAAGCGGACAATTGTATATTCAGTTTGAATCGATCGGTACTTTACAAAAAGTTTCCTTTCGTTATGAGTTGTTGCTCTATAACATTATGCAGGAGTTGATCCAGAATATTATTAAACATGCTGGCGCTACTGAAGTAATAATACAGGTGATATTAGAAAAAGAACTGATCTATCTGTTTGTTGAAGATAACGGACATGGTTTTAATCCATTGTTCATCAAAGAAGGTCTTGGCTTTTCTCAAATCAAACAATTGGTTACATTCGTGCAAGGAACTCTTGCAATCGACTCTCTTGTGGAAAAAGGTTGCAGGATCACGATTGAATTTCCTGTTCTACCAGATGAAGCAAACCATCCGACTCCTTCTCGTTGA
- a CDS encoding penicillin acylase family protein translates to MKYLLLFFLLPSQIFAQSFSQSEIKRWKKQAQRVTIIRDNWGVPHIYGKTDADAVFGLLYAQCEDDFKRVEANYIEKLGRKAEVAGESELYNDLYLRLVIDSAEAVADYNKAPQWLKTLLQAYADGINYYLYTHPSVKPALLTRFKPWYQLLWTDGSIGAISTGDITASDVRNLYGEGNATVAYRPKEFTDQSSGSNGFAIAPTKTESGKAILYINPHVTFYFRPEVHVVSEEGLNAYGAVTWGQFFVYQGFNEYCGWMHTSANVDVADMYAEKMSGSGANMMYEYNNEKRAVKQKQISIKVKQGDQLVTKTFTTYATHHGPVMAKRNGQYISVRSSNRMINGLLQSWQRTKAKGLDDYKKVMALRGNTSNSTVFADNKGNIAYWHGNYVPKRDIKFNWSKVVDGTTPATEWQGLHDATETVQVINPSTGWIQNCNSTPYTVSGEASPKKKDYPVYMAPDGENFRGINAAKVLKREHRFTIDKTIAAGYDTYLSAFDVLIPALVKAYETGVQPGDTLHRSLAAPIAVLKNWNYYSSNHSIATTLAVEWAQRLNASIRKIYIEDGEDDQVTASKRFAATAIPLQFLAPLNETVKQLKQEYGTWEIPWGDINRYQRVSNDLVQKYDDSKISYPVPFASALWGMLPSYNSRTFPGTKKRYGFHGNSFVCAVEFGDKIKAKSLLAGGNSGDPNSKHFTDQLEMYTKGQFKDVLFYKEDVLKHAERTYHPGE, encoded by the coding sequence ATGAAGTATTTATTATTATTCTTTTTGCTGCCATCGCAAATTTTTGCCCAATCGTTTTCACAATCAGAGATCAAACGTTGGAAAAAACAGGCGCAACGTGTTACCATTATTCGTGATAACTGGGGTGTTCCGCATATCTATGGAAAAACAGATGCAGATGCTGTGTTTGGTTTGTTGTATGCACAATGTGAAGATGATTTTAAACGGGTGGAAGCAAACTATATTGAAAAGCTGGGCCGCAAAGCAGAAGTTGCCGGCGAAAGTGAACTATACAATGATCTTTATTTACGTTTAGTGATCGACAGTGCAGAAGCAGTTGCTGATTATAACAAAGCACCGCAATGGTTAAAAACATTATTACAGGCTTATGCAGATGGGATCAATTATTATCTCTATACACATCCAAGTGTAAAACCGGCTTTGCTTACACGTTTTAAACCCTGGTATCAATTACTATGGACCGATGGAAGCATTGGTGCAATCAGCACTGGTGATATAACAGCTTCAGATGTTAGAAATTTATATGGCGAGGGAAATGCAACTGTTGCTTATCGCCCCAAAGAATTTACAGACCAAAGCAGTGGTTCAAATGGGTTTGCAATTGCACCAACAAAAACAGAAAGCGGTAAAGCTATTTTATATATCAACCCGCATGTAACATTTTATTTCCGTCCGGAAGTGCATGTTGTAAGTGAAGAAGGATTGAATGCATACGGCGCCGTTACATGGGGACAGTTTTTCGTGTACCAGGGCTTTAATGAATATTGTGGATGGATGCATACAAGTGCAAATGTGGATGTAGCTGATATGTATGCAGAAAAGATGAGTGGAAGTGGTGCAAACATGATGTATGAATACAACAATGAAAAACGTGCTGTAAAACAAAAGCAGATCAGCATTAAAGTGAAACAAGGTGATCAGCTCGTTACAAAAACATTTACAACTTACGCAACACATCATGGCCCGGTAATGGCAAAACGCAACGGGCAATACATCAGTGTACGTTCAAGCAACCGTATGATAAATGGATTGTTGCAAAGCTGGCAACGCACCAAAGCAAAGGGATTGGATGATTATAAAAAAGTAATGGCGCTTCGTGGTAACACAAGTAACAGTACTGTTTTTGCTGATAACAAAGGCAACATTGCATACTGGCATGGTAACTATGTACCAAAGAGAGATATAAAATTCAATTGGAGTAAGGTGGTTGATGGTACAACACCCGCAACAGAATGGCAGGGTTTGCATGATGCTACAGAAACAGTACAGGTGATCAATCCATCAACAGGGTGGATACAAAACTGCAACTCTACTCCTTACACTGTCAGTGGCGAAGCAAGTCCAAAGAAAAAAGATTACCCGGTTTATATGGCACCTGATGGAGAAAACTTTCGTGGCATCAACGCAGCAAAAGTGTTGAAACGTGAACATAGATTCACAATTGATAAAACGATTGCTGCAGGTTATGATACCTATTTGTCTGCATTTGACGTGTTGATCCCTGCGCTGGTGAAAGCCTATGAAACAGGTGTGCAGCCGGGCGACACTCTGCATCGTTCATTGGCAGCACCTATTGCTGTATTAAAAAACTGGAACTACTATTCATCCAATCATTCCATTGCTACAACATTGGCTGTTGAATGGGCACAACGTTTAAATGCATCCATCCGCAAAATTTATATTGAAGATGGTGAAGACGACCAGGTAACAGCCAGCAAACGTTTTGCTGCAACAGCTATTCCACTGCAATTTTTAGCGCCATTGAATGAAACAGTAAAGCAATTGAAACAGGAATATGGTACATGGGAAATTCCATGGGGCGATATCAACCGTTATCAGCGGGTGAGTAATGATCTCGTTCAAAAGTATGATGATAGCAAGATCAGCTATCCCGTTCCGTTTGCTTCTGCCTTATGGGGCATGTTGCCTTCTTATAACAGTCGCACTTTCCCGGGAACAAAAAAACGTTACGGCTTTCATGGTAATAGCTTTGTGTGTGCTGTTGAGTTTGGAGATAAGATAAAAGCAAAATCCTTACTGGCGGGTGGTAACAGTGGCGATCCCAACAGTAAACATTTCACCGATCAACTCGAAATGTATACGAAAGGGCAATTTAAAGACGTATTGTTTTATAAAGAAGATGTACTGAAACATGCAGAACGTACGTATCATCCTGGCGAATAG
- a CDS encoding DmpA family aminopeptidase, producing MKFLSLILSSLVFFSVDAQERKSAEAYGIKIGVMQKGPTNSIVDVAGVKVGQVTLIVADSIRTGVTAVLPHSDNLFQQKVPAAVFTGNGFGKLAGTTQIKELGNIESPIILTNTLSVAEGINGVINYTLAQQGNEQVQSVNAIVGETNDGALNDIRGKHVKVDHVLQAINSASTQKPQQGNVGAGTGTVCFGFKGGIGTASRKLPASLGGYTVGVLVQTNFGGVLQIDGVPVGEKLGRYSFSDQLQNPVDGSCMIVVATDAPLDSRNLERLAKRAFMGLAKTGGIASNGSGDYVIAFSNNASVLISHDSKTSTITTTVLRNDVMSPLFMAAIEATEEAIINSLFTATDMKGKGGRTIEALPMDKVVPILKQYNRIN from the coding sequence ATGAAATTTCTTTCGCTCATACTTTCCTCACTCGTCTTTTTTTCTGTTGATGCACAGGAACGAAAATCTGCTGAAGCGTACGGTATCAAAATAGGTGTGATGCAAAAAGGACCGACAAATTCTATTGTGGATGTGGCAGGTGTGAAAGTTGGACAGGTTACATTGATTGTTGCAGATAGCATTCGAACAGGGGTAACCGCTGTTCTGCCGCATAGCGACAATCTGTTTCAGCAAAAAGTACCTGCGGCAGTTTTTACCGGAAATGGTTTTGGTAAACTCGCAGGCACCACACAAATAAAAGAACTCGGCAATATTGAATCACCGATCATCTTAACCAATACATTAAGTGTTGCAGAAGGAATCAATGGAGTGATCAACTATACACTTGCACAACAAGGAAATGAACAGGTACAATCGGTGAATGCTATTGTTGGTGAAACCAACGATGGTGCGTTGAATGATATCCGTGGCAAGCATGTAAAAGTTGATCATGTATTGCAAGCCATCAACAGCGCATCAACACAAAAACCGCAACAGGGAAATGTGGGTGCAGGAACCGGTACTGTTTGTTTCGGATTCAAAGGTGGTATTGGTACTGCATCACGAAAATTGCCTGCATCCTTAGGTGGTTATACAGTTGGCGTATTAGTTCAAACAAATTTTGGAGGTGTGTTGCAGATCGACGGCGTTCCCGTTGGTGAAAAGCTGGGACGTTATTCATTCAGCGATCAATTACAAAATCCGGTTGATGGTTCCTGTATGATCGTGGTGGCAACCGATGCTCCGCTCGACAGTCGTAACCTCGAACGGTTAGCTAAACGTGCATTTATGGGTTTGGCAAAAACAGGTGGCATTGCATCGAACGGCAGTGGCGATTATGTGATCGCTTTCTCCAACAATGCATCGGTATTGATTTCACACGACAGCAAAACATCTACCATTACAACAACTGTGTTACGTAATGATGTAATGAGTCCGCTGTTTATGGCAGCTATCGAAGCAACAGAAGAAGCCATCATCAATTCCTTATTCACGGCAACCGATATGAAAGGCAAAGGAGGCAGAACCATTGAAGCCTTGCCAATGGATAAAGTAGTACCGATCTTAAAACAATACAATCGCATCAACTGA
- a CDS encoding aminotransferase class IV encodes MWAFINNQFVTADQAVLPVSDLAIQRGYGVFDFFRTVDKVPLFLDHHLDRLQHSASVLRLQLPFSKDELKNIVYELINKNDLSTSGIRITVTGGNSIDTYTPTTPNIIITQSTLTMDGAFDASKGLHLITEEYVRELPTVKSINYLMGVYLQQKVKDAGAGDVLYVKNGFISELVRSNVFVVTADNKLITANEHVLYGITRKHILQLAAEVMEVNEQSVSLNDVLNAKEVFVSSTTKRLMPVFSVDRKLIGEGKAGVITTQLYQRFLEFETNQ; translated from the coding sequence ATGTGGGCATTCATCAACAATCAATTTGTAACAGCAGATCAGGCAGTATTGCCGGTAAGTGATCTTGCGATCCAGCGTGGGTATGGCGTATTTGATTTTTTTCGCACTGTTGATAAAGTTCCTTTATTCCTCGATCATCATTTAGATCGCTTACAACATTCAGCTTCAGTTCTGCGCTTACAACTCCCTTTCAGCAAGGATGAGTTAAAGAATATTGTTTATGAACTCATCAACAAAAATGATCTTTCAACGTCCGGCATCCGCATTACGGTTACCGGTGGCAATTCAATTGATACGTACACACCCACAACACCCAACATCATCATCACACAAAGCACATTAACGATGGATGGGGCGTTTGATGCTTCAAAAGGCTTACACCTTATCACCGAAGAATATGTACGTGAATTACCAACGGTAAAATCAATTAATTACCTGATGGGTGTATATCTGCAACAAAAAGTAAAAGACGCAGGGGCAGGCGATGTATTGTATGTAAAGAATGGATTCATCAGTGAGTTGGTACGTTCCAATGTGTTTGTGGTAACTGCAGATAACAAATTGATCACAGCAAATGAACATGTATTGTACGGCATCACCCGTAAACATATTCTGCAACTTGCAGCAGAGGTGATGGAAGTAAACGAACAGTCCGTTTCATTAAACGATGTATTAAACGCAAAAGAAGTGTTTGTAAGCAGTACCACGAAACGGTTGATGCCTGTGTTTTCTGTAGATAGAAAATTGATTGGTGAAGGAAAAGCAGGTGTAATAACCACACAGCTCTACCAACGGTTTCTGGAGTTTGAAACAAATCAATAG
- a CDS encoding response regulator transcription factor, giving the protein MKQTIRLLLVDDHPFFSEGLTNALRADTSYQVVASVQSGEEVVTAVRTHEPDMLVLDINLPGKNGLELLPELKQKFPALKIMILSMYMPADIRLQPEKEPIDAYVLKNSGTEILLAALNSMRNNERFFDPNIQSTNHHGSDDFSRKLKLSSREIEILQLLKDGYSNKEISQKLFLSELTVKTHRKNIMAKMGARNIADLLRK; this is encoded by the coding sequence ATGAAGCAAACCATCCGACTCCTTCTCGTTGACGATCATCCTTTTTTTTCGGAAGGGTTGACCAACGCCCTTCGTGCAGATACCTCCTACCAGGTGGTTGCCAGTGTGCAATCGGGTGAAGAGGTGGTAACTGCTGTTCGTACACATGAGCCGGATATGCTGGTACTTGATATTAATCTGCCGGGAAAAAACGGATTGGAATTGTTACCTGAGCTGAAGCAAAAATTTCCTGCACTGAAGATCATGATCCTGAGTATGTATATGCCGGCCGATATACGTTTACAGCCGGAAAAAGAACCGATCGATGCATATGTATTAAAAAATTCGGGAACAGAAATTTTATTGGCTGCGTTGAACAGCATGCGCAACAATGAACGTTTTTTTGATCCCAATATTCAATCTACCAATCATCATGGCTCCGATGATTTCAGCAGAAAGCTGAAGCTAAGCTCACGTGAAATAGAGATACTGCAATTACTGAAGGATGGCTATTCTAACAAAGAGATCTCTCAAAAACTTTTCCTGAGCGAACTAACGGTAAAGACCCACCGAAAAAACATCATGGCAAAGATGGGAGCGAGGAATATTGCTGATTTGTTGAGGAAGTAG
- a CDS encoding ABC transporter ATP-binding protein: MKILWLYLKPYRLLVFAALLLAGIAQILSLYDPIILGRIIDEYTLNPENRTEEELIRGVLILLGIAVAIALAARLFLSLKDYVMRLVVQKFGMQIFNDGLKQMLRLPYQDFEDQSSGEILSVLQKVRNDTERFITSFINILFSSIVGIGFLMWYAFTKHWALIPVFLIGVVLLGGLTSILSRSIKVLQRSLIRQNRQMSGTITESLRNIELVKSLGLTYPEIRRLRVHTQEIFDLEMQKVKKIRSLSFLQGSILILLKQSILFILLWLIFRKVLSPGELISMQFISAGIIGPLQDLGSIILSYREAEASLQIFNELMLKETEYRPEEPVDVGEIEQLRFDNVTFRHRNATSYALEQISFEATLGNTIAFVGPSGSGKSTLVKLLVGLYAPVTGDILYDDVSSKDIRYNRMRKQLGFVTQETQLFSGSIRDNLKFVKPDATDEEIYAALEKASALPIINNTEKGLDTLLGEGGKKLSGGEKQRLSIARALLRQPRLLIFDEATSALDSITEEQITQTVREISSLKQQITILIAHRLSTIMHADTIYVLEKGRIIEQGSHDVLVNRKGLYYAMWRQQIGERKTMAAAVTEEADDSEEVE; this comes from the coding sequence ATGAAAATACTCTGGCTATATTTAAAACCTTACCGGCTGCTGGTATTCGCTGCATTGCTGCTGGCAGGTATTGCACAAATTCTTTCGCTGTACGATCCTATTATTCTTGGCCGCATTATCGACGAGTATACACTCAATCCTGAAAACAGGACAGAAGAAGAATTGATCCGTGGTGTGCTGATATTATTAGGGATTGCTGTTGCCATTGCATTAGCTGCCCGGCTTTTTTTATCACTGAAAGATTATGTGATGCGGTTGGTGGTGCAGAAATTCGGCATGCAGATCTTTAATGATGGATTAAAACAAATGCTCCGGCTACCCTACCAGGATTTTGAAGACCAAAGCAGCGGCGAAATTTTATCGGTACTGCAAAAAGTGCGGAACGATACCGAACGTTTCATCACTTCCTTCATCAATATTTTATTTTCTTCTATTGTAGGTATCGGTTTTCTCATGTGGTATGCATTCACCAAACATTGGGCATTGATCCCTGTTTTTTTAATTGGCGTTGTGTTGCTTGGCGGACTTACCAGTATTCTCAGTCGCTCCATTAAAGTGTTGCAGCGTTCACTCATCCGCCAGAACAGGCAAATGAGCGGCACCATTACCGAAAGCTTACGCAATATCGAATTGGTAAAAAGTTTAGGATTAACCTATCCGGAGATCAGGCGGCTGCGTGTACACACACAGGAAATTTTTGATCTTGAAATGCAGAAAGTAAAAAAAATCCGCTCACTTTCTTTTTTGCAGGGAAGCATTCTCATTTTACTCAAGCAATCGATCCTCTTTATTTTATTGTGGCTCATCTTCCGCAAAGTATTATCACCGGGTGAATTGATATCGATGCAATTTATTTCAGCCGGTATCATCGGGCCGTTGCAGGATCTCGGCAGTATTATTCTTTCCTATCGTGAAGCGGAAGCGTCGTTACAAATATTCAATGAGTTGATGTTGAAAGAAACAGAGTACCGGCCTGAAGAACCGGTTGATGTAGGTGAAATTGAACAGTTGCGTTTCGATAATGTAACCTTTCGCCATCGCAATGCTACCAGCTATGCGCTTGAACAAATTTCATTTGAAGCAACGCTCGGAAATACCATTGCGTTTGTGGGCCCATCCGGTTCCGGTAAATCAACATTGGTAAAATTATTGGTAGGATTATACGCACCTGTAACTGGCGATATATTGTACGACGATGTTTCATCAAAAGACATCCGCTACAACCGCATGCGCAAGCAATTGGGGTTTGTAACACAGGAAACACAATTATTTTCCGGCAGCATTCGTGATAATTTGAAATTTGTGAAACCCGATGCAACCGATGAAGAAATTTATGCAGCATTGGAAAAAGCGTCAGCACTACCCATCATTAACAACACAGAAAAGGGATTGGACACATTGCTTGGAGAAGGCGGCAAAAAATTATCAGGCGGTGAAAAACAACGTTTGTCTATTGCACGTGCTTTGTTACGTCAACCACGGTTATTGATCTTTGATGAAGCTACTTCTGCATTGGATTCAATTACCGAAGAACAGATCACACAAACCGTTCGTGAAATTTCCAGTTTAAAACAACAGATCACCATACTCATTGCTCATCGTCTCTCGACGATCATGCACGCTGATACGATTTATGTATTGGAAAAGGGACGAATTATAGAGCAGGGAAGCCATGATGTATTGGTGAACCGAAAAGGATTGTACTATGCCATGTGGAGGCAGCAGATCGGTGAACGGAAAACAATGGCAGCAGCTGTTACCGAAGAAGCAGATGATAGTGAAGAGGTAGAGTAA